From Schizosaccharomyces pombe strain 972h- genome assembly, chromosome: II, the proteins below share one genomic window:
- the ubp11 gene encoding ubiquitin hydrolase Ubp11 — protein sequence MSTTPLSISRAKKYKTVFKGAAILTTFAALYIVTSPSTGKRLVKNASIKGLYNVSGNDCFLNCVLQSLASQESLLEILKLRCSSSTLYATLYELLQKLNSGPGNPITPGSFLNSLEIATNKKLVRSIQQDAQEFLQHLVETLELQKPHTYKWSKVLSFPVDSPFIGTMEQKVQCCQCLAISISYSTATSIQLCLPPEYSGNSNVSLLSLMEADREQHISDYKCDSCFKSSPKHSKTSCIRTVDWKNPPTILQIQLERTSYTCQGLTRNNVSISFPSKLILKNKHHYILRSLITHSGSVTYGHYLCYRLQDDIWWKANDSLITKSSLNEALSQTRSACLLFYEMESPLALD from the coding sequence ATGTCTACAACGCCATTGTCCATTTCTAGggcaaaaaaatacaaaacaGTTTTCAAGGGTGCCGCCATTTTAACTACGTTTGCTGCCCTTTACATCGTTACCTCTCCTTCCACTGGCAAGAGGTTGGTGAAAAACGCCTCCATCAAAGGCCTTTACAATGTTTCGGGTAACGATTGTTTCCTCAATTGTGTTTTGCAATCCCTAGCAAGTCAAGAATCATTATTGGAAATCCTAAAACTCCGTTGTTCTTCCTCTACCTTATACGCTACCCTTTATGAACTTCtgcaaaaattaaatagtGGCCCCGGTAATCCAATCACTCCCGGTTCCTTCCTCAATTCATTAGAGATTGCCactaataaaaaacttgTTCGTTCCATTCAACAAGATGCACAAGAGTTTCTACAACATCTAGTGGAAACTTTGGAACTTCAAAAACCTCACACTTACAAATGGTCGAAGGTACTCTCCTTTCCTGTAGATTCGCCATTCATAGGAACTATGGAGCAAAAGGTACAATGTTGTCAATGCCTTGCCATTAGTATTAGTTATTCTACTGCCACATCGATACAGCTTTGTCTACCTCCGGAGTACAGTGGAAATTCTAACGTTTCCTTGCTCTCTTTAATGGAAGCCGATCGCGAACAGCACATCTCTGACTATAAATGTGACTCTTGCTTCAAATCCTCCCCAAAACATTCCAAAACTTCATGCATTCGTACCGTTGATTGGAAAAATCCTCCTACgattttgcaaattcaACTTGAGAGAACATCATATACCTGCCAAGGTTTAACCAGAAATAATGTTTCTATCTCATTTCCTAGCAAACTTATcctaaaaaacaaacatcattatattttacGATCCTTAATCACCCATTCCGGAAGTGTTACTTATGGTCATTATCTTTGCTATAGACTTCAAGATGACATTTGGTGGAAGGCTAATGATTCTTTAATTACTAAATCATCTCTCAATGAAGCTCTCAGTCAAACTCGTTCAGCTtgtcttttgttttacgAAATGGAATCTCCTCTTGCGCTTGATTAG